Proteins from a genomic interval of Haemophilus parainfluenzae T3T1:
- a CDS encoding MFS transporter — protein MTNVNQYGWKALIGSAVGYAMDGFDLLILGFMLSAISADLNLTPAQSGSLVTWTLIGAVVGGIVFGALSDRYGRVRVLTWTIVLFAVFTGLCAIAQGYWDLLIYRTIAGIGLGGEFGIGMALAIEAWPAKHRAKAASYVALGWQVGVLAAALLTPVLLPHIGWRGMFVVGIFPAFVAWYLRTRLHEPEIFSRKQTALSTQKTSKLESFKLLIKDKATTKVSLGVVVLTSVQNFGYYGIMIWMPNFLSKQLGFSLTKSGLWTAVTVCGMMAGIWIFGRLADKIGRKPSFLLFQLGAVISIITYSQLTDPTAMLVAGAFLGMFVNGMMGGYGALMAEAYPTEARATAQNVLFNLGRAVGGFGPVVVGAIVSAYSFSIAIAFLAVIYVIDMVATVFLVPELKGKELS, from the coding sequence ATGACAAACGTCAATCAATATGGCTGGAAAGCCTTGATTGGATCAGCTGTCGGCTACGCGATGGATGGATTCGATCTTCTTATTCTTGGATTTATGCTTAGTGCCATTTCGGCCGATCTTAATTTAACCCCCGCACAATCTGGCTCATTAGTCACTTGGACACTTATTGGTGCTGTGGTGGGCGGTATTGTATTTGGCGCATTAAGCGATCGTTATGGACGTGTACGTGTGCTGACTTGGACAATCGTCCTCTTCGCCGTATTTACCGGATTATGTGCAATCGCACAAGGCTATTGGGATTTATTAATTTATCGCACCATCGCGGGTATCGGTTTAGGCGGTGAATTTGGTATCGGTATGGCATTAGCCATTGAAGCTTGGCCTGCAAAACACCGCGCAAAAGCGGCTTCTTATGTGGCGTTAGGTTGGCAAGTTGGTGTGTTAGCCGCTGCGTTACTCACCCCAGTATTGCTTCCACATATCGGCTGGCGCGGCATGTTCGTTGTCGGTATCTTTCCAGCGTTTGTGGCTTGGTATTTACGTACCCGCTTACACGAACCTGAAATTTTCTCACGAAAACAGACCGCACTTTCTACCCAAAAAACATCCAAACTGGAATCTTTCAAACTCTTAATTAAAGACAAAGCAACCACAAAAGTGAGCCTTGGTGTGGTAGTGTTAACTTCCGTACAAAACTTCGGTTACTACGGCATTATGATTTGGATGCCAAACTTCTTATCTAAACAACTTGGCTTTAGTTTAACGAAATCAGGTTTATGGACCGCTGTTACCGTATGCGGCATGATGGCGGGGATTTGGATTTTTGGTCGCTTAGCCGATAAAATCGGGCGTAAACCAAGCTTCTTATTATTCCAACTAGGTGCTGTGATCAGTATCATCACTTACTCTCAATTAACTGATCCAACTGCGATGTTGGTGGCTGGCGCATTCTTAGGGATGTTTGTCAACGGCATGATGGGCGGTTATGGGGCGTTAATGGCAGAAGCCTATCCGACAGAAGCGCGTGCAACAGCACAAAATGTATTGTTTAACTTAGGTCGTGCCGTAGGTGGTTTTGGACCGGTTGTTGTTGGGGCGATTGTATCCGCGTACTCATTCAGTATTGCGATTGCTTTCTTAGCAGTGATTTATGTGATCGACATGGTGGCGACAGTCTTCTTAGTGCCAGAATTAAAAGGCAAAGAATTAAGCTAA
- the narQ gene encoding nitrate/nitrite two-component system sensor histidine kinase NarQ, with translation MYAKRSVSTRIAKYLFVVIIFMGIISSLSLIVMASNKSDAEAINISGSLRMQSYRLLTEMERSLDTVEQNLVRYQRSLNADALLTVQNQLFAPSGVRESYQEILKRWAVMSDFARSHQIEKYHAELKSYVQDVDDFVLELQRFTELKWIIAVSVLCVSMLLILAMVSYVIWYMKREVVKPLELMTKASMQVQMGQFKHIQLDTESNNELGILAKVFTQMSSELGRLYSRLEDAVNEKTQKLRQTNRSLTTLYQSSQLLTPTKINDKILSQVLNHIRVSEHLRYIELEIFGSEHWEISFGQKDPKQSLQVEELSIENENLAVLSWQAGLPCPDPRMMKNLGQMVAKALYSHKTQRQQEQLLLMEERSIIARELHDSLAQVLSFLQIQLTLLKHNLKKEDEESKKKSIAIIGEFEQALSDGYSQLRELLATFRLTVQEANLQVALEQVIESLRSQTKMQMTVDCSLPSQSLNPQELVHVLQIVREATLNAIKHSKGTLIEVKAHINAEGEYEILVQDNGVGIPTLDEPEGHYGLNIMTERSRQLNAQLTISKREQGGTMVKITLPHTFF, from the coding sequence GTGTACGCTAAACGTTCAGTTTCTACCCGTATTGCTAAATATTTATTTGTAGTCATTATCTTCATGGGCATTATTAGCTCATTGAGTTTGATCGTGATGGCAAGTAATAAGTCGGATGCGGAAGCCATTAATATCTCTGGTTCTTTGCGTATGCAAAGTTATCGGCTATTAACGGAAATGGAACGTTCGCTGGATACGGTCGAACAGAATTTAGTACGTTATCAACGTAGTCTCAATGCTGATGCTTTGCTGACGGTACAAAATCAGCTTTTTGCACCTTCAGGGGTGAGAGAGTCTTATCAAGAAATCCTAAAACGCTGGGCGGTGATGTCCGATTTTGCGCGTAGCCATCAAATTGAAAAATATCACGCCGAACTAAAAAGTTATGTACAAGATGTCGATGATTTTGTGTTGGAATTACAACGCTTTACTGAACTAAAATGGATTATTGCAGTTTCGGTATTGTGTGTTTCCATGCTATTGATTCTTGCGATGGTATCGTATGTGATTTGGTATATGAAGCGCGAAGTGGTGAAACCTCTAGAACTCATGACCAAAGCCAGTATGCAAGTGCAAATGGGGCAGTTTAAACATATCCAACTTGATACAGAAAGTAATAATGAGCTTGGTATTTTAGCGAAAGTGTTTACGCAAATGTCTTCTGAGTTAGGGCGACTTTATTCACGTTTAGAAGATGCCGTTAATGAGAAAACGCAAAAATTGCGCCAAACTAACCGCTCTTTAACAACACTTTATCAAAGCTCTCAGTTACTTACGCCAACAAAGATTAATGATAAAATTCTCAGTCAAGTGTTGAATCATATTCGTGTCAGCGAACATTTACGCTACATTGAGTTAGAAATTTTCGGATCAGAACATTGGGAAATTTCTTTTGGTCAAAAAGATCCTAAACAATCACTTCAAGTCGAAGAACTTTCCATTGAAAATGAAAACTTAGCGGTGCTTTCATGGCAAGCGGGTTTGCCTTGTCCTGATCCTCGCATGATGAAAAACTTAGGACAAATGGTGGCAAAAGCGTTGTATTCACACAAAACACAACGCCAACAAGAGCAACTTTTGCTGATGGAAGAGCGGTCAATTATTGCAAGGGAATTACATGACTCATTGGCACAAGTACTGTCTTTCTTACAAATTCAATTAACGCTGTTGAAGCATAATTTGAAGAAAGAAGACGAGGAATCAAAAAAGAAAAGCATTGCCATCATTGGTGAATTTGAACAAGCTTTATCAGATGGGTATTCTCAATTACGAGAATTATTGGCGACCTTCCGTTTAACGGTGCAAGAAGCCAACCTACAGGTTGCTTTGGAGCAAGTTATCGAAAGCTTGCGTTCGCAAACGAAGATGCAAATGACTGTGGACTGCAGTTTGCCATCGCAAAGTTTAAATCCACAAGAATTAGTGCACGTTCTGCAAATTGTGCGTGAAGCAACATTGAATGCGATCAAACACTCAAAAGGTACGTTGATTGAGGTGAAAGCGCATATCAATGCAGAAGGGGAATACGAGATTCTTGTGCAAGATAATGGCGTTGGGATTCCAACGTTAGACGAGCCAGAAGGGCATTATGGTTTAAATATCATGACTGAACGCAGTCGCCAATTAAATGCTCAGCTTACAATTTCAAAAAGGGAGCAAGGTGGTACGATGGTTAAAATCACGCTTCCTCACACATTTTTTTAA
- the murB gene encoding UDP-N-acetylmuramate dehydrogenase, with protein sequence MQSLQPFHTFNIPANAREIIEATSIEQIQQAWQKAQAENLPVLFLGQGSNMLFLEDFQGIVIVNRLAGIQHTEDSGYHYLHVNGGENWHQLVEWSLSQGINGLENLALIPGCAGSAPIQNIGAYGVEFKDVCDYVDVLNLNTGEQFRLQANECEFGYRESIFKHRYAQGYVITAVGLKLAKNWQPILKYGSLVNFDPQTVTAKQVFDEVCHIRRSKLPDPKEFGNAGSFFKNPVVSAAQFARIQKQVENLPHFPQPDGSVKLAAGWLIDQCHLKGFQIGGAAVHQQQALVLINKGNATGQDVVKLAHHIRQTVADKFGVYLQPEVRFMGANGEVNSEQAIS encoded by the coding sequence ATGCAAAGTTTACAGCCTTTTCATACCTTCAATATTCCAGCAAATGCGCGTGAAATCATTGAAGCCACATCGATTGAACAAATCCAACAAGCTTGGCAAAAAGCGCAAGCTGAAAATCTCCCTGTCTTATTTTTAGGCCAAGGCAGCAATATGCTGTTTTTAGAAGATTTCCAAGGGATAGTGATAGTTAACCGTTTAGCAGGTATTCAACATACAGAAGATAGCGGTTACCATTATTTGCATGTCAATGGTGGTGAAAATTGGCATCAGTTGGTGGAATGGTCGCTTTCACAAGGAATTAATGGGTTAGAAAACCTTGCACTCATTCCAGGCTGTGCCGGTTCAGCACCGATTCAAAATATTGGTGCGTATGGCGTAGAATTTAAAGATGTGTGTGATTATGTGGATGTACTGAATCTTAACACGGGAGAACAATTCCGCTTACAGGCGAACGAATGTGAATTCGGTTATCGTGAAAGTATTTTTAAACATCGCTATGCGCAAGGTTATGTGATTACGGCAGTGGGATTGAAATTAGCCAAAAACTGGCAACCGATTTTAAAATATGGCTCATTAGTGAATTTTGATCCTCAAACGGTAACGGCAAAACAAGTGTTTGATGAGGTATGCCATATTCGCCGCAGTAAATTGCCCGATCCAAAAGAATTTGGCAATGCAGGCAGTTTCTTCAAAAATCCTGTGGTGAGTGCAGCGCAATTTGCGAGAATCCAAAAACAGGTCGAAAATCTACCGCACTTTCCACAACCGGATGGCTCTGTGAAACTTGCTGCGGGCTGGTTAATCGATCAATGCCATTTAAAAGGTTTTCAAATCGGTGGTGCAGCTGTTCATCAACAACAAGCGTTAGTGCTGATTAATAAAGGCAATGCCACAGGGCAGGATGTTGTTAAGCTAGCACATCATATCCGTCAAACTGTAGCGGATAAATTTGGTGTGTATTTACAGCCAGAGGTACGCTTTATGGGAGCAAATGGCGAAGTGAATTCAGAGCAAGCCATCAGTTAA
- a CDS encoding DUF2322 family protein — MNFKDILETLPTIDHLTGLDVLNGETVIHHIPAAPGKLGSLRLYHALAEKFNGKLDRTSAQQGIEWFAEHVEDAKQNPGKHPNIDLLFKVVAEDVVYSLVPLK, encoded by the coding sequence ATGAACTTTAAAGACATTTTAGAGACTTTACCCACCATTGATCATCTAACAGGTTTAGACGTATTAAATGGTGAAACGGTGATACATCATATTCCAGCTGCGCCAGGTAAGTTAGGTTCGCTTCGTCTTTATCATGCGTTAGCAGAAAAATTTAATGGGAAATTAGACCGCACTTCTGCGCAGCAAGGCATTGAATGGTTTGCCGAACATGTTGAAGATGCGAAACAAAACCCTGGAAAACATCCCAATATTGACTTATTGTTTAAAGTGGTGGCGGAAGATGTGGTTTATTCGCTTGTACCATTAAAATAA
- the rpoH gene encoding RNA polymerase sigma factor RpoH, whose protein sequence is MNKETQMMLVPQGSIEGYIRAANEYPMLTAEEEKSLAERLYYDGDIEAAKKLVLSHLRFVIHVARGYSGYGLPQADLIQEGNIGLMKAVKRFNPEVGVRLVSFAVHWIKAEIHEYVLRNWRIVKVATTKAQRKLFFNLRKTKQRLGWFNENEVDMVANELGVSKEDVIEMESRMTGADVGFDLPTDDDDEAYVPSLYLEDKSSNFAAELESENFEEQATEKLGTALANLDERSQEIIKARWLDDEKATLHDLAAKYNVSAERIRQLEANALKKLKSAVDF, encoded by the coding sequence ATGAATAAAGAAACTCAAATGATGTTAGTACCTCAAGGTAGCATCGAAGGTTATATTCGAGCAGCAAACGAATATCCGATGCTCACTGCAGAGGAAGAAAAAAGCTTAGCAGAACGTTTGTATTATGACGGTGATATTGAAGCAGCGAAAAAATTAGTTTTATCACACTTACGTTTTGTTATTCATGTTGCGCGTGGTTATTCAGGTTATGGATTGCCACAAGCAGATTTAATTCAAGAAGGTAATATCGGATTAATGAAAGCGGTAAAACGTTTTAATCCGGAAGTGGGTGTTCGCCTTGTATCTTTTGCGGTGCATTGGATCAAAGCTGAAATCCATGAATATGTCCTTCGCAACTGGCGTATTGTGAAAGTCGCAACCACAAAAGCACAACGTAAATTGTTCTTTAACCTACGTAAAACCAAACAACGTTTAGGTTGGTTCAATGAAAACGAAGTGGATATGGTGGCGAATGAGCTTGGCGTGTCAAAAGAAGATGTCATCGAAATGGAATCCCGTATGACTGGCGCTGATGTCGGCTTTGATTTGCCAACAGATGATGATGACGAAGCTTATGTACCTTCTTTATATTTAGAAGATAAAAGCTCAAACTTTGCGGCAGAACTTGAAAGTGAAAACTTTGAAGAACAAGCCACAGAAAAATTAGGTACAGCCTTAGCTAATCTTGATGAACGTAGCCAAGAGATTATCAAAGCACGTTGGTTAGATGATGAGAAAGCCACCCTTCACGATCTTGCAGCAAAATATAATGTGTCTGCAGAACGTATTCGTCAGCTTGAAGCCAACGCATTGAAAAAACTTAAAAGTGCGGTCGATTTCTAA
- the plsY gene encoding glycerol-3-phosphate 1-O-acyltransferase PlsY, producing MSLFALFYMIFAYLLGSISSAILICKVAGLPDPRKNGSHNPGATNVLRIGGRWAALAVLICDILKGMLPVWAGYYLGLTQFELGMVALGACLGHIFPIFFQFKGGKGVATAFGAIAPISWGVAGSTLGTWLLVFLISRYSSLSAVITALLVPFYVWWLKPEFTFPVALVCCLLIYRHHDNIQRLWRGQEDKMWGKSKKK from the coding sequence ATGAGCCTATTTGCCCTTTTTTATATGATTTTTGCTTATTTACTGGGGTCAATTTCCAGTGCAATTTTGATTTGTAAGGTAGCTGGCTTGCCTGACCCGCGAAAAAACGGCTCTCATAACCCAGGTGCGACCAATGTATTGCGTATTGGTGGACGTTGGGCGGCGCTCGCAGTATTAATTTGCGATATTTTAAAAGGGATGTTACCGGTTTGGGCAGGGTATTATTTAGGGCTCACGCAATTTGAATTAGGCATGGTGGCATTAGGCGCATGTTTAGGCCATATTTTCCCTATTTTCTTTCAGTTTAAAGGCGGAAAAGGCGTCGCGACCGCATTCGGTGCCATCGCGCCAATCTCTTGGGGCGTAGCGGGTTCAACGTTAGGGACGTGGTTGTTAGTCTTTTTAATTAGTCGATATTCCTCATTAAGTGCGGTCATTACGGCACTTCTCGTGCCATTTTACGTTTGGTGGCTTAAACCGGAATTTACCTTCCCCGTTGCCTTAGTTTGCTGCTTGCTGATTTACCGCCACCACGACAATATTCAGCGTTTATGGCGAGGCCAAGAAGATAAAATGTGGGGAAAATCCAAAAAGAAATAA
- the folB gene encoding dihydroneopterin aldolase, whose product MDRIFIEELIVFAQIGVYDWEQQIKQKLVFDLEMAWDCQKAAETDDVQYCLNYAEVSQFILDYVQAKPFLLIERVAYEVADQLQQRFGISWLRLKLSKPKAVAQANNVGIIVERGELK is encoded by the coding sequence ATGGATCGAATTTTTATTGAAGAATTAATCGTCTTCGCACAAATTGGCGTGTATGACTGGGAACAACAAATTAAACAAAAGCTCGTTTTTGATTTGGAAATGGCATGGGATTGTCAAAAAGCCGCCGAAACGGATGATGTACAATACTGTCTCAATTATGCTGAAGTGAGCCAATTTATTTTAGATTATGTGCAAGCTAAGCCATTTTTATTGATTGAGCGCGTGGCTTATGAAGTGGCAGACCAATTACAACAACGTTTTGGTATTTCATGGTTACGTCTTAAATTAAGCAAACCCAAAGCAGTTGCTCAAGCAAATAATGTCGGAATTATTGTAGAACGAGGCGAGTTGAAATAA
- a CDS encoding cation diffusion facilitator family transporter: protein MSEHHSHEHHDHSSHAHIPQDKKILALSLAIITGFMVVEFVGGYWFNSLALMADAGHMANDSLSLFLALLALFLSAQKQRYIALLNSGSLIIVALMILVEAIQRWQNPIEMMALPMLGVASLGLLVNLFVAKMMLNSDHDNLNIKAAYLHVLTDLFGSIIAILSGLSAYFLGWLWVDPLASMILSVLVLKSGIGTFRLALKNI from the coding sequence ATGTCCGAACATCATTCCCATGAACACCATGACCATTCATCTCATGCGCATATTCCACAAGATAAAAAAATCTTAGCACTCAGTTTGGCCATCATTACCGGCTTTATGGTTGTCGAATTTGTTGGTGGCTATTGGTTTAACAGTTTGGCACTCATGGCTGATGCGGGACACATGGCAAATGATAGTTTATCGTTATTTTTAGCCTTGTTAGCGTTGTTTCTATCCGCTCAAAAACAACGATACATTGCCCTACTTAATAGCGGCTCGTTGATTATTGTGGCATTGATGATTTTAGTTGAAGCCATTCAACGCTGGCAAAATCCTATTGAGATGATGGCATTACCGATGCTTGGGGTGGCATCTCTCGGATTATTGGTGAATCTTTTCGTTGCAAAGATGATGTTGAACAGCGATCATGATAATCTCAATATCAAAGCGGCATATCTACATGTACTCACCGATTTATTCGGTTCCATTATTGCGATACTTTCGGGGCTAAGCGCTTATTTTCTGGGATGGTTATGGGTTGATCCGCTAGCAAGTATGATATTAAGTGTACTAGTATTAAAAAGTGGGATTGGCACATTCCGTTTGGCGCTTAAAAACATCTAA
- a CDS encoding MerR family transcriptional regulator yields MKIHELSKQSGIHLETIRYYEKMGLMPEPKRLANGYRDYDEASLKQLKFIKTCRALDFSLAEIKFFNEMKTQQSQHCEVDSMLAKHLASVEEKIAELTEIKHFLQSLITEDDHQAADCKAMAQLKAY; encoded by the coding sequence ATGAAGATTCATGAACTCAGCAAACAAAGCGGTATTCATTTAGAAACCATTCGCTATTATGAAAAAATGGGGTTAATGCCGGAGCCTAAACGGCTGGCAAATGGCTATCGAGATTATGATGAAGCCAGTTTGAAACAATTAAAGTTTATTAAAACCTGCCGAGCGTTAGATTTTAGCTTAGCCGAAATTAAATTTTTTAATGAGATGAAAACGCAGCAATCTCAACATTGCGAAGTGGATAGTATGTTGGCGAAGCATTTAGCTTCAGTTGAAGAAAAAATTGCCGAACTGACCGAAATTAAACATTTTCTACAAAGTTTAATTACCGAAGATGATCATCAAGCTGCAGATTGTAAAGCCATGGCTCAATTAAAAGCCTATTAA